Below is a genomic region from Delftia tsuruhatensis.
TTCTCGCTGGCCTGGATCCTCAAGAAGCACGGCATGACGCTCAAGGACGTGAAGATGGTGACGCTGGAGCCGGCCCAGGCCGCCAACGCACTGATCGCAGGCAACAGCGGGCTGGACGCGGCCATGACCTATGAGCCCTATCTGGGCCTGGTGCGCAGCCAGCCCGACAAGGGCAAGCTGATCGCCGACTCCAAGCAGTACTCCATGGTGTTCGACACCTTCGGCTGCACGCCCAAGTTCATCAAGGACAACCCCAAGGCCGCCAAGGGGCTGACCGAAAGCTATTTCGAGGCGCTGGAGCTGATCGAGAAGGACAAGGCCAAGGCCTTCGCCATCATGGGGGCCGACGTCAAGCAGACGCCCGAGCAGTTCGAGACCTCGCAAAGCAAGATCCAATGGGCTGACCGCGAGGCCAACATCCGCTTCTTCAACGGCGAGATCCAGGCCTTCAACAAGGAGGCGGCCACCTTGCTGCTGGAGACGGGCGTGATCCGTGCCATCCCCCCCAACCTCGACAGCCTGTTCGACACGCAGTTCCTGAGGAAGTGACCATGGCCTCCGTCAGCTCCATAGACAAGCCGGCGGCGGGCACGCCGCCCTCCGATCCGCCCCAGGCCAACGGACCTCGCAAGATGAAGTTGCTGCATCCGGTCGATCCCCGTGTCCGCCTGTGCCTGGGCGTGGGCTTCTTCGCGCTGTTCCTGCTGTTCTGGACTTTCCTGACCGTGGCCGGCATCGTCGCTCCGCATTTCCTGGCCTCGCCGCTGCAGGCGGTCAAGGCGGCCTGGAAGCTGTTCGCGGACTTCGGCTTTCTGAACGACGTGGGCATGACGGTCTGGCGCGTGATGGGGGGCTTCCTGCTGGCGGCCGTGATCGCCGTGCCGCTGGGCATCGCCATGGGGGCCTACAAGCCCGTCGAGGCCGTGTTCGAGCCCTTCATCTCGTTCGCGCGCTACCTGCCGGCCTCGGCCTTCATCCCGCTGCTGATCATGTGGGTGGGCATCGGCGAGGCACAGAAGCTGTCCATCATCTTCATCGGCTGCTTCTTCCAGCTCACGCTGATGGTGATGATGATCGTCAGCAACGCACGGCGCGACCTGGTGGAGGCCGCCTACACGCTGGGCTCCACCGACGCCAGCGTGATCCGCCGCGTGCTGCTGCCCGGTGCCGCTCCCGAGATCGCCGAGGCCCTGCGCCAGGTCCTGGGCCTGGGCTGGACCTATGTGGTGGTCGCCGAGCTGATCGGCGCCGCCTCGGGCATAGGCCACATGATCATGGACAGCCAGGCCCTGATGGCCACCGACAACATCATTGCCGGCATCGTCATCATCGGCCTCGTGGGCCTGGCCTCGGACCTGTCGTTCAAGAAGATCAACCAGAAGCTGTTCCCCTGGAGTTTGATGCGATGAGCCGCCTGTCCATACGCAACGTCACCAAGGTCTTTGCAGGTACGGCCCGGGGGGCATCGCCGACCACGGCGCTGCAGCCCACCAGCCTGGAAGTGGCCGACAACGACTTCATCACCGTGCTGGGCCCCTCGGGCTGCGGCAAGTCCACCCTGCTGCGCCTGGTGGCCGGCCTGGAGACGCCCACGGGCGGCGAGATCCTGCTGGACGGCCAGCGCGTGCAGGGCCCGGGTGCCGACCGCGGCGTGGTGTTCCAGAGCTATACGCTGTTCCCCTGGCTCAACGTGCGCCAGAACATCTGCTTCGGCCTGCGCGAGAAGGGCGTGCCGGCGGCCGAGCAAAAGGAGATCAGCGAGCACTTCATCGCCAGCGTGGGCCTCAAGGGGTTCGAGCAGCATTTCCCCAAGCAGCTGTCGGGCGGCATGCAGCAGCGCGTGGCGATTGCGCGGGCCCTGGCCAACGACCCCAAGATCTTGCTGCTGGACGAGCCCTTCGGCGCGCTGGACAACCAGACCCGCGTGGTCATGCAGGAGCTGTTGCTGGGCATCTGGGAAAAGCACCGCAAGACCGTGATCTTCGTGACCCACGACATCGACGAGTCCATCTTCATGGCCAACCGTGTCGCCGTCTTCAGCGCGCGGCCGGGTCGCATCAAGGCCGACATCGCCGTCGATCTGCCGCACCCGCGCCACTACACGGTCAAGACTTCGCCCGAGTTCATGGCACTCAAGGCCCGGCTGACGGAGGAGATTCGCGCCGAGTCCCTGGCGGCTGCTGCACACTGAGGGTTTTCATGAACGCTGTCCACACCATGTCTTCCCGCCCCACGCCTTCCCGAGCCTCTCTTTCGACGCCGGAGGTGCCCATGGCCCTGTACCAGCAGGTCAAGGACCATGTGCTGCGCAAGATCGCCGATGGCTCGCTGTCGGCCGGCGAGCGCATACCCTCCGAGCAGGAACTGGTGCAGGAATTCGGCGTGGCGCGCATGACGGCCAACCGCGCGCTGCGCGAGCTGGCCGAGCAGGGCGTGATCGTGCGGGTGGCCGGTGTGGGCTCCTTCGTGGCCGAGGAAAAGCCGCAGTCCACGCTGCTGCACATCGCCAACATCGCCGAGGAGATCCGCCAGCGCGGCCATGACCACCGCTTCGAGCTGATCAGCGTGCGCCGCGAGGCGGCCTCGCCCGAGGCGGCGGCCTCGCTGCAGCTGCCGGCCGGCAGCTCGGTGTTCCATCTGCAGGGCGTGCATTTCGAGAACGACGTGCCCGTGCAGCTCGAGGACCGCCATGTGAACCCGCGCATGGCGCCGGACTTCATGGAGCAGGATTTCTCGCTGGTCCAGCCCTCGGTGTACCTGGTGCGCAACGTGCCCTTCGACCAGATCGAGCATGTGGTCGATGCCACGCTGCCCACGGCCGAGCAGGCCCGCTGGCTGCAGATGACCACCGACCAGCCCTGCCTGACCCTGACCCGCCGCACCTGGTACCGCGGCACGCCCGTGACCTGGGTGCATTGCGTGCATCCGGGCATGCGCTACCGCCTGGGCAGCCGCTTTCGCACGGACGGCGCCTCGCACGACGGCTGACACCGCCTGAGGGTGTTCCCTCTGTTGCTCCGTTTCGTTTCGGTTGATATTGTATATACAGCCCTAGACAAACAAGGATTCTGATCATGAATGCCATCACCACTCCCGGTATCGCCTCCCGCTCCCGCACCGCGCTGACGCTGGAGCCCGGGCAGGTCAGCCTGGCCCAGCTGCGGTCCATTCAGCAGGGCGGCGTGCAACTGTCCATGTCCGCGGCGGCCTATGAGCGCATGCGCGCCGCCCAGGCCCATGTGCAGCACATCGTGGACGAGGACCAGGTGGTCTATGGCATCAACACCGGCTTCGGCAAGCTGGCCTCCACCAGGATCGCCCATGACCGCCTGGCCGAGCTGCAGCGCAACCTGGTGCTGTCCCACAGCGTGGGCACGGGCGAGCCGCTGCCCGACAACGTGGTGCGCATGGTGCTGGCCACCAAGGCCGTGAGCCTGGCGCGTGGCCATTCGGGCGTGCGCCCCGAGATTGCCGATGCGCTGCTGGCGCTGGCCAATGCCGATGTGCTGCCCGTGATCCCTTCCAAAGGCTC
It encodes:
- a CDS encoding ABC transporter substrate-binding protein, translating into MSMMKKTMLGLSLAAGLSGAVLAQETKVSVAMSGWTGFGPLTLAREAGIFKKHGLDVSIRKIPQKDRHLAIASGDVQCAATSTETWIVWNANGVATTQLFKMDQGMGADGIVARPGIDKVEDLKGKTIGVSAPGTNPYFSLAWILKKHGMTLKDVKMVTLEPAQAANALIAGNSGLDAAMTYEPYLGLVRSQPDKGKLIADSKQYSMVFDTFGCTPKFIKDNPKAAKGLTESYFEALELIEKDKAKAFAIMGADVKQTPEQFETSQSKIQWADREANIRFFNGEIQAFNKEAATLLLETGVIRAIPPNLDSLFDTQFLRK
- a CDS encoding ABC transporter permease, coding for MASVSSIDKPAAGTPPSDPPQANGPRKMKLLHPVDPRVRLCLGVGFFALFLLFWTFLTVAGIVAPHFLASPLQAVKAAWKLFADFGFLNDVGMTVWRVMGGFLLAAVIAVPLGIAMGAYKPVEAVFEPFISFARYLPASAFIPLLIMWVGIGEAQKLSIIFIGCFFQLTLMVMMIVSNARRDLVEAAYTLGSTDASVIRRVLLPGAAPEIAEALRQVLGLGWTYVVVAELIGAASGIGHMIMDSQALMATDNIIAGIVIIGLVGLASDLSFKKINQKLFPWSLMR
- a CDS encoding ABC transporter ATP-binding protein, giving the protein MSRLSIRNVTKVFAGTARGASPTTALQPTSLEVADNDFITVLGPSGCGKSTLLRLVAGLETPTGGEILLDGQRVQGPGADRGVVFQSYTLFPWLNVRQNICFGLREKGVPAAEQKEISEHFIASVGLKGFEQHFPKQLSGGMQQRVAIARALANDPKILLLDEPFGALDNQTRVVMQELLLGIWEKHRKTVIFVTHDIDESIFMANRVAVFSARPGRIKADIAVDLPHPRHYTVKTSPEFMALKARLTEEIRAESLAAAAH
- the hutC gene encoding histidine utilization repressor; amino-acid sequence: MALYQQVKDHVLRKIADGSLSAGERIPSEQELVQEFGVARMTANRALRELAEQGVIVRVAGVGSFVAEEKPQSTLLHIANIAEEIRQRGHDHRFELISVRREAASPEAAASLQLPAGSSVFHLQGVHFENDVPVQLEDRHVNPRMAPDFMEQDFSLVQPSVYLVRNVPFDQIEHVVDATLPTAEQARWLQMTTDQPCLTLTRRTWYRGTPVTWVHCVHPGMRYRLGSRFRTDGASHDG